One Klebsiella electrica genomic window, CTGGAACGCCAGGGGATCACCACCGTTGCGGGCATCCCGGGCGGCTCAATCCTTCCCATCTATGACGCATTAAGCCAAAGCACGCAGATTCGCCACGTTCTGGCGCGTCACGAGCAGGGGGCGGGTTTTATCGCTCAGGGGATGGCGCGTACTGAGGGCAAACCGGCGGTCTGTATGGCCTGTAGCGGCCCGGGTGCCACCAACCTGATCACCGCCATCGCCGATGCGCGTCTGGACTCGATTCCGCTGGTGTGCATTACCGGCCAGGTTCCGGCATCCATGATCGGGACCGACGCGTTCCAGGAAGTCGACACCTACGGTATCTCTATCCCCATCACTAAACATAACTACCTGGTCCGCGATATTGCCGAACTGCCGCAGGTGATGAGCGACGCTTTCCGCATTGCTCAGTCCGGCCGCCCGGGCCCGGTGTGGATAGATATTCCTAAGGATGTGCAGGCGGCGACCATCGAGCTGGAGGTGTTACCGGAGCCGGGCACGCGCACCGCGCCGCCGACATTTGACCGCGCCAGCGTCCACGATGCGGCGACGATGATCAATGCGGCTAAACGCCCGGTACTTTATCTGGGCGGCGGGGTGATTAATGCTCCTGAGCAGGTGCGTGCGCTGGCGGAAAAAGCGAACCTGCCTACCACCATGACCCTGATGGCGCTGGGGATGCTGCCGAAGGCGCACCCGCTGTCGCTGGGCATGCTGGGGATGCACGGCGCGCGTAGCACCAACTTTATTCTGCAGGAAGCGGATTTACTGATTGTTTTAGGCGCGCGTTTTGATGACCGGGCGATTGGTAAAACCGAGCAGTTCTGCCCGAACGCGAAAATTATTCACGTCGATATCGACCGTTCCGAGCTGGGTAAAATCAAGCAGCCGCACGTGGCGATTCAAGGGGATGTGGCCGACGTTCTGGCGCAGCTGACGCCGCAGGTCGCCGCCCAGCCGCGCGACGAGTGGCGCCAGCTGGTGGCGGATCTGCAGCGCGAGTTCCCTTCCCCGATTCCGCAGGAGAGCGACCCGCTCACCCATTATGGCCTGATCAACGCCGTTGCTGCCTGCGTTAACGATGAGGCGATCGTCACCACCGACGTCGGCCAGCATCAGATGTGGGTCGCCCAGGCGTATCCGCTGAATCGCCCGCGTCAATGGCTGACTTCCGGCGGGCTGGGGACCATGGGGTTCGGTCTGCCGGCAGCGGTCGGAGCGGCGTTGGCTAATCCACAGCGTAAAGTCATCTGCTTTTCCGGCGACGGCAGCCTGATGATGAACATCCAGGAGATGGCCACCGCGGCGGAAAACCAGCTGGATGTGAAAATCATCCTGATGAATAACGAAGCGCTGGGGCTGGTCTATCAGCAGCAGAGCCTGTTTTATCAGCAGGGGGTATTTGCCGCGACCTATCCCGGAATGATTAACTTTATGCAGATTGCCGCCGGCTTTGGCCTGCAAACCTGCGATTTAAATCACGAAGCCGACCCGCAGGCAGCGCTGCAG contains:
- the ilvB gene encoding acetolactate synthase large subunit, with protein sequence MASSGTTAEKMRFTGAQLVIHLLERQGITTVAGIPGGSILPIYDALSQSTQIRHVLARHEQGAGFIAQGMARTEGKPAVCMACSGPGATNLITAIADARLDSIPLVCITGQVPASMIGTDAFQEVDTYGISIPITKHNYLVRDIAELPQVMSDAFRIAQSGRPGPVWIDIPKDVQAATIELEVLPEPGTRTAPPTFDRASVHDAATMINAAKRPVLYLGGGVINAPEQVRALAEKANLPTTMTLMALGMLPKAHPLSLGMLGMHGARSTNFILQEADLLIVLGARFDDRAIGKTEQFCPNAKIIHVDIDRSELGKIKQPHVAIQGDVADVLAQLTPQVAAQPRDEWRQLVADLQREFPSPIPQESDPLTHYGLINAVAACVNDEAIVTTDVGQHQMWVAQAYPLNRPRQWLTSGGLGTMGFGLPAAVGAALANPQRKVICFSGDGSLMMNIQEMATAAENQLDVKIILMNNEALGLVYQQQSLFYQQGVFAATYPGMINFMQIAAGFGLQTCDLNHEADPQAALQAIIDRPGPALIHVRIDAEEKVYPMVPPGAANTEMVGE